The segment AACTGAAGAGCAGACATTTTGGTCCAGCTGGGCAAACCACCAGAGGCTCAATTCAGAGTGTCTccaaagacaaaatcagctgctggcAAGTCTGCCACATTACATGCCACGCATAAGTAGAAATCTCAGCAGAGAACATTTGGAAACCAGACGTGTGGCGACTTGTCTGGAGCAAATGCGGGCAGAAAACAGCACCATGATGACCACTTTACAGCGAATTATGGATGACCAAATGAGGCTACACCAAAACTACCAGCATCTCCTTGAAAGGAACAAAAGCCTTACAGAAAGCCTGGGTAGAATTATAGACAATAACACGGCCTCCAATAATCAATTAAATGCTACACTCAGTAACCTAAGCCACAACATAAGTATTTTACACTCCCAACAAGTGAGCACTAGCTCAGGAACTACAACCCCAATAAATACCCCAGTGACCTCCCCAATAAGGAGGTCAAGCAGATCACGAGCTCATGTACCTGGCCCCGCCTCTGAAGCCTCCAAGGCTACACGAAAAAAATAAAGCCAGCCTCTGCAGATGGCAGATGCGTAAGTGGGGTTAACAATGTCTGTTGACGTTTGCAATGTACACACTTTacactttaataaacatatttgtggtttaaaaataaaaatgttggggATAATCGTTATTTCTTCCATTTCTGAGGGTGAGATGTTAATCATTGACTTATTGACCATTTAAAGTATCACAATTATAGGTGTAGTTTTTGGTGagggtgcaacacatgtaaacacgcttttcaaaagcaagTCTATTTTTTGGGCGTATTTTTTTACGAATTTATCTTTAACACGAACGTAATGGACCTTTCACggggaaaaatacaaatacgaattcttggtaaataaccgagttgtataaaataacagtcgtatttgaccgatggtgtattcattcgtactttttttctttgacttcaaaaaaaatacgaatgccctcatcactgacgagatttgtgtttagtaaattcccgagatgacactttgaagaaaaaacaccatctctgtcaaaattgggatattagtaaatatacccctaggtctttTCCTATATTAGATTTTATAAATTGTAATACCACCTGGGTAATTTACATTTTGGAATGTCCCTGTAACCTCAAATATGTTGGAAAAACGAAAAGACCGTTGAAAATAAGGATACAGGAACATATACGTAGTATAAGGAACAAAGTGGATATACATACCATTCCGAGACATTTCAAATCTTTTCATGCTTCTGACACTAATGGTCTTAAATTTAAAGCCATTGAATTAGTGCAGTTGGGCCCCAGGGGGGGAAATCGTGAAAATAAATTATCCAGacgggaaatgtattggatttttgaATTGAATACTCTTACTCCGCACGGTCTGAATAACAATTATGAGATTGCACCTTTTCTTTGAGCTCAATATTTTCTTTTAACCAATATGTGAAATCCATGTTGCTGCTATTGTTTTGTTCTTGAGcataatactgtatatttttttatgaGTTTTTGTCTGTAACATTTATTAACTATTCCCTGAGGCTCAGATTGctgctactatggggtatatgcaattagctgcgaatcgcggcaatttttcggccgttttttaattcgacacaattcgaccgtcgaattccggcaagtgggtgccggaattcaacatattcaataaaaaacggattcgacagtcccgctgtcgaaaaacggccgatttgacggattttgatccgacttttaaaaaaacggaagaaacggtaaaaaagcatgcgggagaaaaacgggcccgctggtacctgtagttctactggggaaaaaatacccaaataaaaacaggacacgcacaccgtgatagtaaaactttatttcacacatgtcgacacatacatacttacctatgttcacacgcgctcagacgcgcatagccaatcagcagagtgccaggacgttgcgctcgctgattggctgaagagacctttctgtgacagcagtcacgtggggtcccggcattcgtggaaattcagtccgtttggtccgggtgttcgtttttttttttgccaagtacgtggattataatctggacactggatcaggtgagtttaattttattcacaggtacacgtggattctacttggacaagtggacagaggtcggcgtgtgaacataggtaagtatgtgtgtgtcgacatgtgtgaaataaagttttactatcacggtgtgcgtgtcctgtttttatttgggtatttttttcccagtagaactacaggtaccagcgggcccgtttttctcccgcatgctggtacttgtggttctccaagtaccagcttgcgggggaggcttgctgggacttgtagtactactggaaaaaacaatattctttgaattttctcaaggctatcagccccccatccgcagcccttggatgggggggacagcctcgggcttcacccctggcccttgggtggctggggggggaccccttgattgaaggggtccccactcccccagggtaccccggccaggggtgactagttggatatttaatgccacggccgcagggcgctgtataaaagtgacccccggctgtggcattatctgtccagctagtggagcccgatgctggtgtaaaaaatacgggggacccctactctttttgtcccccgtattttttgcaccagcaccaggcgcagagcccggtgctggttttaaaaatacgggggatcccctgtcatttcccccccccggatttttagaaccaggaccggctcgaagagcccgaggctggttatgcttaggaggggggaccccacgcaattttttttctgatttttaccattccatttaaaagaaaaatatatatatatttttaaaaatatataaataatacttgtgcctccaaaatagacaaaccaagtacctaatcccttctaatataaatagatatgctattaccaataaaaaaacacaaaaaaaaaacatgttttaatttttttttattagattccgccaccaaagtgtggctgattgaaaatgacgaatttactgtctaaaagcactgttgtcgaatttccaaacttcaattgaatatacttttggcgaattgccgcatttgtaccattgcagaaatgtcgaatttgacaaatgtcgaatttcaaaaagtcgaatttggaaagtccgtttttttgacggaaagtactgaattgcattgtcgatttttttttcctttggcgaaaatgtcccgtttttcgacattttcgggaattcgactgcaattgcatataaccCTATATGTCTTATTATATGTGAAACCTATGCTGCTGCTATTCTATTTAGTGTTGGCTTTTTAATATCGTATATTTTTTTATGAGTTTTTGTCTGTAATATTTATTAACTATTTCCTGAGGTTCAGATTGCTGCTATCATAGGTTTTAATAATTGTATTTTAATATTGCATTGGAGTGTGAATTTTAATGCTACTTTCAATTTTCCACTTTGTATATATGTGGGATCTGAAGCAATACCATGGTTACTGATTACTGTCTAATCCCTCTAAAAATAAGGGACATATACTATGGTTTAGTTGTTTTTTGATCACCGAGGTACGATCCCCACCCAAGCTGGGCAAGGAGACGGCACTGTGACCGTTATCCCCCTTGTACCGACGCGGGCAGAACGGACCAGTTATGTGA is part of the Pseudophryne corroboree isolate aPseCor3 chromosome 11, aPseCor3.hap2, whole genome shotgun sequence genome and harbors:
- the LOC134969376 gene encoding uncharacterized protein LOC134969376 isoform X3, coding for MSVTSSRLSVERDGSQRTNLVSQRRAGHSSRTNVAQEDAGATVTSRPHLSPQMRTGQPTSSRKHVALKRPRPDLPMPTSASPPHRRISTVSSRPPSDLLAPSPTRDPEYPHLADDDSMPTDQHTLQTDATFVLDLRPLQTTPPSTVPVATPPQQTSPQPIMSPSTPLAQTEEQTFWSSWANHQRLNSECLQRQNQLLASLPHYMPRISRNLSREHLETRRVATCLEQMRAENSTMMTTLQRIMDDQMRLHQNYQHLLERNKSLTESLGRIIDNNTASNNQLNATLSNLSHNISILHSQQVSTSSGTTTPINTPVTSPIRRSSRSRAHVPGPASEASKATRKK
- the LOC134969376 gene encoding uncharacterized protein LOC134969376 isoform X4, producing MKDLGTLTARISSMSVSARRGLWLRQWSAEAESRRSVENLPYTGQALFEEALDVLISTATAVSQRRAGHSSRTNVAQEDAGATDDDSMPTDQHTLQTDATFVLDLRPLQTTPPSTVPVATPPQQTSPQPIMSPSTPLAQTEEQTFWSSWANHQRLNSECLQRQNQLLASLPHYMPRISRNLSREHLETRRVATCLEQMRAENSTMMTTLQRIMDDQMRLHQNYQHLLERNKSLTESLGRIIDNNTASNNQLNATLSNLSHNISILHSQQVSTSSGTTTPINTPVTSPIRRSSRSRAHVPGPASEASKATRKK